The Deltaproteobacteria bacterium genome contains a region encoding:
- a CDS encoding 4Fe-4S binding protein: MALKITEDCVACGVCLPECPVNAISEGDIYVIDPATCVECKGYYDEPKCAEVCPVDCCVPA, translated from the coding sequence GTGGCGTTAAAGATTACTGAGGATTGTGTTGCATGCGGAGTATGCTTGCCGGAGTGTCCGGTCAATGCTATCAGCGAGGGGGATATCTATGTTATAGACCCTGCAACATGCGTAGAGTGCAAGGGGTATTATGATGAGCCGAAGTGCGCAGAGGTTTGTCCTGTTGACTGCTGTGTGCCGGCATAA